ATGAAAAGGACATTGAACTTGATATTACTGGACCAGCAGAAGTTACCGCTGCTGACATTACTGCTGACGCGGACTTCGATGTTTTGAATCCATATCTACATATTTGTTCTTTGGCTGAAGGTGCCAAGATCCATATGCTGATGCATGTTAAGAATGGACGTGGCTTCGTTCGAGCAGAAAATAATAAAACGGACGACATGCCAATTGGTGTCATTCCGGTCGATTCAATCTATACACCAATCAAGAAAGTAAACTACCAAGTAGAAAATACCCGGATTGGTGAAGTCAATGAGTACGATAAATTGACTTTCGATATTTGGACGGATGGAACGATTGCCCCTAAGGAAGCTTTAAGCTTAGCGGCTAAAGTCTTAACGGAACATCTTGCAATCTTTGTTAGCCTAACTGATGAAGCTCAAGAAGCTGAAATCATGGTTGAGAAAGAAGAAACACAAAAAGAAAAAATGCTCGAAATGACCATTGAG
This genomic window from Aerococcus sp. Group 1 contains:
- a CDS encoding DNA-directed RNA polymerase subunit alpha; translation: MIEIEKPNIETIETSEDNKFGKFAVEPLERGYGTTLGNSLRRVLLSSLPGTAVTSIKIENVLHEFSTIPGVREDVTQIVLNIKQLALKLYDVDEKDIELDITGPAEVTAADITADADFDVLNPYLHICSLAEGAKIHMLMHVKNGRGFVRAENNKTDDMPIGVIPVDSIYTPIKKVNYQVENTRIGEVNEYDKLTFDIWTDGTIAPKEALSLAAKVLTEHLAIFVSLTDEAQEAEIMVEKEETQKEKMLEMTIEELDLSVRSYNCLKRAGINTVEELTQKTEAEMMKVRNLGRKSLDEVKGKLDALDLSLKDDD